One Aegilops tauschii subsp. strangulata cultivar AL8/78 chromosome 7, Aet v6.0, whole genome shotgun sequence genomic window carries:
- the LOC109777848 gene encoding uncharacterized protein, which produces MDSTDDSSSLAASSSPYYVHHRPSPSPTPSTATQAPAFPSPPPPDAYPRTHHPLDVFSFPMGPDPHPHPHIPQGQMGASVSAAAAHDDLGRKKRGRPRKYKPDASGSGPAPSPCTAIVPVTPGSGGGPSSEKRRGRPPGSGKMQQLASLGKSFLGTVGTGFTPHVIIIPSGEDVAARIMSFSQQGPRAVCIMSASGAVSTATLHQDAGSGSVVKYEGRFEILCLSGSYLVIDDGVTRTRNGGLCIALCGADHRVIGGSVGGVLTAAGTVQVIVGSFMYAGSKKSRKGKAGQEPAAAEEEQTGDANGGRGGDGVGVGGEAEEEGPSPLMPMPRGEEKLPSDAMMSGWTGMMRQMESRSCGIDINSIRE; this is translated from the exons ATGGACTCCACCGACGACTCCTCCTccctggcggcctcctcctccccctactACGTCCACcaccgcccctccccctcccccaccccctccacCGCCACCCAAGCCCCTGCCTTTCCCTCCCCTCCGCCGCCTGACGCCTACCCCCGCACCCACCACCCGCTCGAcgtcttctccttccccatgggccccgacccccacccccacccccacatTCCCCAGGGCCAGATGGGGGCCTccgtctccgccgccgccgcgcacgacgACCTCGGCAGGAAGAAGCGCGGCCGGCCCCGCAAGTACAAGCCCGACGCCTCCGGCTCcggccccgccccctccccctgcaccgccatcgtccccgtcacgcccggctccggcggcgggccCTCCTCCGAGAAGCGCCGCGGCCGGCCCCCCGGCTCCGGCAAGATGCAGCAGCTCGCCTCCCTCG GGAAATCGTTCCTCGGCACCGTCGGCACCGGGTTCACGCCCCATGTCATCATCATCCCATCAGGAGAG GATGTCGCAGCCAGGATAATGTCCTTCTCGCAACAGGGCCCAAGGGCGGTCTGCATCATGTCAGCATCAGGGGCTGTCTCCACAGCAACCCTTCATCAGGATGCAGGTTCCGGCAGTGTAGTTAAATATGAG GGTCGATTCGAAATCCTGTGCCTCTCTGGATCATACCTAGTTATAGATGACGGTGTTACGCGCACACGAAACGGAGGGCTATGCATAGCGCTGTGTGGCGCTGATCACAGGGTTATTGGAGGAAGCGTTGGTGGAGTCCTGACAGCAGCCGGGACAGTTCAG GTGATCGTGGGGAGCTTCATGTACGCGGGGTCGAAGAAGAGCAGGAAGGGCAAGGCCGGGCAGGAGCCTGCTGCAGCAGAGGAAGAACAGACCGGCGATGCCAACGGGGGCAGGGGCGGAGACGGAGTCGGAGTTGGAGGCGAGGCGGAGGAAGAGGGCCCTTCGCCGCTGATGCCGATGCCCCGCGGAGAGGAGAAGCTGCCGTCGGACGCGATGATGAGCGGATGGACGGGCATGATGCGGCAGATGGAGTCGCGGTCCTGCGGCATCGACATCAACTCGATCCGGGAGTGA
- the LOC109777844 gene encoding SKP1-like protein 1, which translates to MAAAEGKKKIIKLKSSDGKEFEVEQVVAMESQMIRHMIEDDYTDNGLLLRNVNSKILSKVIEYYNKHVQAKATNTSDFGGGARASDATSAVPAALAEDLKNWDANFIKVDKDTIFDLMLAANHLNIKGLLDLTCQTVADMMTGKTPEEIRKIFNINEKLKPEEEEEIRREN; encoded by the exons ATGGCGGCTGCAGAGGGCAAGAAGAAGATCATCAAGCTCAAGAGTTCGGACGGTAAGGAGTTTGAGGTGGAGCAGGTAGTGGCCATGGAGTCGCAAATGATCCGGCACATGATCGAGGATGACTATACTGACAACGGCTTGTTGCTCCGCAATGTCAACTCAAAGATCCTCTCCAAGGTCATTGAGTACTACAACAAACACGTCCAAGCAAAGGCCACCAACACATCTGATTTTGGAGGAGGAGCTAGGGCGTCAGATGCTACATCGGCTGTGCCTGCGGCGCTCGCGGAGGACCTCAAAAACTGGGACGCCAATTTCATCAAGGTCGATAAGGACACCATATTCGACCTCATGCTG GCTGCAAACCACCTCAACATCAAGGGGCTCCTAGACCTGACTTGCCAGACCGTCGCTGACATGATGACGGGAAAGACGCCAGAGGAGATCCGCAAGATCTTCAACATCAATGAGAAATTAAAacctgaggaggaggaggagatccgCAGGGAGAACTAG
- the LOC109777845 gene encoding SKP1-like protein 1 — protein MESQMIRHMIEDGYTDNGLLLRNVNSKILSKVIEYCNKHVQAKATDISDFGGGARVSDATSAVPAALVEDLKTWDADFVKVDKDTIFDIMLAANHLNIKGLLDLTCQAVADMMTGKTPEEIRKIFNINEKLKPEEEEEIRREN, from the exons ATGGAGTCGCAAATGATCCGGCACATGATCGAGGACGGCTATACTGACAACGGCTTGTTGCTCCGCAATGTCAACTCAAAGATCCTCTCCAAGGTCATTGAGTACTGCAACAAACACGTCCAAGCAAAGGCCACCGACATATCTGATTTTGGAGGAGGAGCTAGGGTGTCAGATGCTACATCGGCTGTGCCTGCGGCGCTCGTGGAGGACCTAAAAACCTGGGATGCAGATTTCGTCAAGGTCGACAAGGACACCATATTCGACATCATGCTG GCTGCAAACCACCTCAACATCAAGGGGCTCCTAGACCTGACTTGCCAGGCCGTCGCTGACATGATGACGGGAAAGACGCCAGAGGAGATCCGCAAGATCTTCAACATCAATGAGAAATTAAAacctgaggaggaggaggagatccgCAGGGAGAACTAG